DNA sequence from the Bacillus pumilus genome:
ATGGCTTTCCTTCTTTTCCACCTTCTTCATCAAGGACACTTTCAATTTGTAAAAAAGATTGTGTGTCCTCAATCAAATCGTCTTTTTTTCGTATGACTTCAGCTTCCCAATTCATTTTTCCATTCCTCCTTGAAAAAAGGTTGCAATCCACCCTTAAAACGAATATTATATTAATTGTTTTGTAATAATGTTCGTAAATGGAGGATTTTATGTTTCAGTTAAAAGAAAACCAAACCAACATAAAGAGAGAATTAATCGCTGGTATGACGACATTCTTTACTATGGTATATATTGTTGCCGTTAACCCAGGAATTCTTTCAAAAGCAGGCATTCCTTTTGACCAAGTCTTTACTGCAACAATTATCGCTGCTGTCGTCGGTACGCTCTGGATGGCACTATTTGCAAACTATCCGATTGCGATTGCACCAGGCATGGGGCTGAATGTCTATTTCACCTTTACAGTTGTCGGTGGTGGCGGCATCAGCTATCAAACAGCGTTCAGTGCGGTATTTGTTGCTGGTATACTCTTTGTTATTTTATCGTTAACATCCCTTAGAAAACAACTGATTCAAGCCATTCCAGATAATTTAAAATACGGCATTACAGCCGGAATCGGGCTTTTTATTGCTTTTATCGGGCTCCGTCAGTCTGGGATTATCGCAGCTGACCCAGAAAATTTAGTGAAGCTTGGCAACTTAAGCTCGCCTGTTGTCATTTTAACGCTTGTCGGCTTAATGATCTCTGTTATTTTAATGGTACTTCAAGTAAATGGCGCTCTGTTTATCGGCATGTTAGCGACGACACTGATTGCGGTCGTAACAGGCCAGCTTCATTTTCCGAAAATGCTGATGGACATCCCTGCACTACCAGAAGGCATGCTGATTACAAACCCATTCGCTGCCTTCGGCGATGTATTCTCTCATCATTTATACGCTGTCGTCTTCTCCTTCTTACTAGTGACGATTTTTGATACAACGGGCACAATGATCGGAGTGGCCGAACAAGCAGGACTCATGAAAAATGGGCAGCTGCCAAAGGTACGCAGAGCCCTGCTCGCTGACTCTGCTGCAACGACGATCGGTTCTATGTTTGGAACAAGCCCAACGACAGCTTATATTGAATCATCATCTGGGGTTGCTGCTGGCGGAAGAACCGGGCTAACGTCTTTAACGGTCGCTGCATTGTTTATTGTGGCATTGTTTTTTGGCCCGCTCGTTCAAGCCATTTCTTCTTTACCATCCATCACATCACCTGTTCTCATCATTGTCGGGTGCTTGATGATGAACTCCGTGTCACGCATTCGCTGGAACGAGCTAGACGAAGCATTCCCTGCTTTTCTAGTGATCCTTTCCATGCCGCTGACATCTAGTATTTCAACCGGAATTTCACTTGGATTTATTTCATATCCACTTGTGAAACTGGCAAAAGGGAAATGGAGAGAAGTACATGTACTTGTTCTCATCTTTGCCATTTTATTTTTCATTCAGCTCTTTTTCTTAGAAGGATAACAGAAACAAAAAAGGCACATTCTAACAAGGGATGTGTCTTTTTAAGATGAGTGAATTTTTTATTTTGTAAATTTTCTGTGTTTCATTTTTGGACGTTTGAATGTGACAGTATTCTCGATACGCCTTACGCCCATTGGGTTGTAACCGAATTCAAAACATGGTATATACCATGTTTCGATTCATGAAGACAAGTTAAATAACATGTAAAGTTGACTTTTTGGTGGAACTAGATGCATAATAACGTGTATAATAGAATAAAACATTAAGAAACACGAACATTTACCATTGTTGCATGTCCTTATTTCGCAGTTTTAGTGTAGTAAGTTGTGGTTAGTCAAGTCCATCCGATCTTATTGATAGGGAGTGGTTTTTTGAAACCTTCAACAAACCGTATGATGACTCGAATAAAATCAGTCTATATGTTCATTCAAGAGAAAGGTCTTGTGACGACACAAGAACTGGTTGATGAATTCGGGATCACACCTAGAACCATTCAAAGAGACTTAAACGTGCTTGCCTATAACGATCTTGTTCATAGTCCAAGCAGAGGCAAATGGGAAACAACGAGAAAAAAAGTAAAAATATCATCTTAAGCGTATAATGAACTGTCCATATAACAAAAAGAACCGGCGACATGCCGGTTCTTTTCTTTTGTCTTCTTTTCTTTTGTTCTACATTTATGGTCGATTGATTAAGCTGTCTAATTCTTCGTCCGTCAATTCACGGTACTCCCCTGGCGCTAGATCTTCATCTAAAGAGACAGCCCCCATCGAGCGTCTTTTTAAAAAGATGACTTCATTTCCCACTGCTTGCGCCATCAGCTTCACTTGATGGTACTTTCCTTCAGTAATTGTTAAACGAATGCGTGTATCTTCACTTTCATTCGCATCTACTTCAACCTTTGCCGGCTTCGTGCGGTAATCATCTAAAATGACAACACCCTCTTCAAGACGCTTGATGTCTTGATCTCCTAATGGATATTTCAAATGAACCTCGTACGTTTTTGGCACATGCTTTTTTGGAGAAAGTAATTGATGAGCAAGCTGTCCATCATTTGTGAGGAGGAGAAGACCGACTGTATCCTTGTCTAGTCTCCCAACAGGAAATGGCTCCCTTGCGATATCCTCCGGCTCAAGTAAATCGACGACCGTTTCATCCCGCAAATCTTCAGTAGCTGAGATGACACCATCTGGTTTGTTCATCATTAAGTAAATGAATTCTTTATATTCTACACGCTCTCCGTGTACGAGCACTTCATCATTCGATGGATCAACATGATCTTTCACCTGCTTCGCCAGTTCTCCATTCACGGTGACTGCCCGTGCCTTGACCAGCTTCTTTACATCTTTTCTTGAACCAAAGCCGCTGCTAGCAAGCAATTTATCAAGCCTCATGAAACTCCACCTCTTCTTAACTCTTTTTTCTTAAAAATTTGGGCATACGGCTGCCGAGTACACGCTCAAGTAATCCTACCTTATATGACAAGAACAGATACACACCGCCGCCAGTGATCATTGAAATCAAAATGACGATACCCGCGTTAATAATTCCACCTTCATACGAAATCACTTGGCTCACAAGCTGACATGTCGCATACGCCACTACAGCCATAATCGCAGTCAAAATACCAATGAGAATAAATCGTTTGAAAATCCTGCGGAACGAATAGCCGGCATGGCGCTTAATCATGATAAACATATACAAGATGGACGCACTATAGCCTAACGCAGTCGCAAGCACAGAACCATTTCCTTGCAGCCAGCTGATTAGCGGAATGTTCAGAACCGTTTTAATGATGATCCCTAACAACAGACTGACGATGGCAAATTTTTGTTTGTTAATTCCCTGCAAAATCGCTGCATTAATGGTGAATAAGGAAAACAATAACGCAACAGGTGCATACCAGAACAAAATAGACATCCCAATCTCAGGATGAACAGACGGATAGAAAAACCAATAAACCGGTCCAGCCAATGCCGAGATACCAAATGAAGCAGGCAGCACGAAAAATAATATAACCTGCATCGTCTGATCAATTTGTCTATTGAGCAGCTTGTAGTTACGAGCTGTAAATGATTCCGTAATCGTTGGAATCAAGGTTAAGCCAAACGCTGTTGCAAGGGACACAGGAATCATCACGAGCTTCGGTAAATATAACGTCACAATAGACAATACCGCTGTACTAATATCCTGATGGCCTGATGCAATCATGGCTCTGTTAATCGTGTTTGTATCTATATAAGAATAAATTGGAATCGCCAGTCCAACAAACACATACGGTGCGGCATAGCTAAATAGCTCTGTAAACATTTGCTTATAAGATAAGTCAGAGGAAGCACCTGTATTCGGCTGCATGGATAAGAGCCGATCCTTGCGCTTCAGCCAATATAAATAAAGCGTGAATAAGCCGCCAAATGCGCCGATAAGTGCTGCAAATGTAGCATATCCGACAGCGATGACAAGACCGCCGTCAAGCACTTTTAAAATAATAAACGTTGCTGTTAATAGGAAGATGATTCTGACAAGCTGCTCGATGACTTGGGAAACAGCTGTCGGTCCCATCATAGAGTGTCCTTGGAAGAACCCTCGCACGAGACTCATAATTGGTACAACCAAAAGACCTAAACTGACCATCCGAATCACATATACCACTTGGTCGACGGTCAAACCGCCTGTTTCATTTGATCCGCCAAGCTGAATCTTGGCGAAAATTGGTGCACTCAAATATAAAAGAGAAAAAGCGATAATCCCGGTGACAAGCATGACCGACATACCCGCCCTGAACATTTTTCTCGTTGTCTCATAATCGCCAATTGCATTATATTTAGAAACAAATTTTGATACCGCTGTTGGAAAACCAAGCGTAGCAATACTTAAAAAGATCGTATACTGATTGTATCCATATTGAAATAGCGCTCCACCAGTAGCTCCAACCATTGCGCTAAATGGAATTAAATAAATCATACCAAGAATACGAGAGAGATAAGTCCCTATCGTTAAAACCAACGTACCACGAAGCAGTTTATTAGACATGCGCTTAACCACCATTTTTCTAATGAATATTCAACTCAACTATTTTACCACATCATTTCGACGCACAGGTAACAAATCCAATACAGAAGGCACAAAACCAATCAATTCATATTTCAGCCTTCCCCAATTTTCGTTATAATAGATAAATGACTGAAAGTAGAAAGAGGAATGTAACATGAAACATTATGATGTCATTGTCATTGGCGGTGGACCTTCTGGACTGATGGCCGCTATTGCATCAGCAGAGCACGGTGCAACTGTTCTGTTAATTGACAAAGGAACCAAGCTTGGCAGAAAGCTCGCCATTTCTGGCGGTGGACGCTGTAACGTCACCAATCGCCTTCCAGTAGAAGAAATCATCAAGCATATTCCCGGAAACGGCCGTTTTTTATATAGTGCATTTTCTGAGTTCAATAACGAGGATATTATTTCGTTTTTTGAAAACCTCGGCATTGAACTTAAAGAAGAAGACCATGGACGTATGTTCCCTGTCTCAAACAAAGCACAATCTGTTGTGGATGCCCTTTTAGACAGGCTCCGTAACCTCAATGTGACCATTCGAACGAATGAGAAGATTAAAACAGTTCTGTATCAAGACGGACAAGCAGCCGGAATTGTTACAAATAATGATGAAAAAATTTCAAGTAAATCCGTTGTGATTGCTGTTGGCGGAAAAAGTGTGCCGCATACTGGTTCTACTGGTGACGGCTACGCATGGGCAGAAGCCGCTGGTCATACGATTACAGAGCTCTTCCCAACAGAAGTACCGGTCACATCAGATGAACGTTTTATAAAAGAAAAAGTGCTCCAAGGGCTTTCTTTAAGAAGTGTGGCTGTCAGCGTTTTAAATAAAAAGGGAAAACCTGTCGTCACACATGTCATGGATATGATCTTTACACACTTTGGCTTATCCGGCCCAGCTGTTCTTAGATGCAGCGGATTTGTGGTGAAAGAATTGAAAAAGCAGCAGGTCGTCCGTCTGCAAATAGACTTATATCCGAAGCTTAATGACGAAGAGCTTTTCCAAAAGCTTCATCGAGACCTAAAAGATGAACCAAAAAAAGCCATTAAAAATGTCCTAAAGTCTTGGATGCAAGAACGCTATTTATTGTTTTTGTTAGAGAGGAACGGTATAGATCCGCAAGACACTTTTTCTGGTCTTGCTAAGGACAAACTGCGCGCATTCGCCCATGATTGCAAACATTTTATCGTTCATGCCAATGGTACACTCTCTTTGGACAAAGCGTTTGTCACAGGAGGCGGCGTTTCTGTGAAAGAAATTGAACCGAAGAAAATGGCGTCTAAAAAAATGCCCGGTCTTTATTTCTGCGGAGAAATTCTAGACATCCATGGTTATACAGGCGGATACAATATCACGTCAGCACTTGTAACAGGCAGACTTGCTGGTATGAATGCTGCACTAGAAGCAAAGGAGAGAGATCAATGATCAGACGTGCATTTCCAATTGTATTTGCAGTCGTTATTAGCTTGACAGCCGCTTTTTTCTTGAAGCTGTCCATTAACCCTTTAAAAGTAGCCATTGTTTTGGCGTTTACCATCTTCGCTGTTTGTTTAAAAGAATACGTTTATCGTCTTCGTAAACGAATCGAAGAAAAATCATCTTCACATATCGATAGTTGATTAATGGAAGCAAAACATGTTACGGTAAAGTAGAGGTCGAGTGAGAAGCTCGCCTCTTTTTGTTTGAAATTAGTTGAGTTAGGGGATATTAAGTAAATCCTCTGCTTAAACGTGTAGAACAACAGGAGAGTGAGATGGTGTGAAAAACGTATCAAGTGTATTTTGGATTGTGATTGCGATCACATTTGTTGCCGTCATATGGGGAGCTTTTTCTCCAGAAACACTGCAAAATGTCACAGATCAAATTCAAACATACATTACAAATGACTTTGGCTGGTATTACTTGTTAGTGGTGTCACTACTCGTCGGCTTTTGTCTATTCTTTATTTTTAGCCCAATCGGTAAGATTACGCTAGGAAAACCTGGGGAAGAGCCTGAATTCGGCTTATTTTCTTGGTTTGCGATGCTATTTAGTGCCGGTATGGGAATTGGTCTTGTTTTTTACGGAGCAGCTGAACCGATCAGCCACTATGCCATCCAGTCACCAACGGGTGATACTGAAACGGCGCAGGCATTCCGAGATTCCCTTCGATATACTTTTTTCCATTGGGGGCTTCATGCATGGGCTATTTATGCCATTGTTGCACTTTGTATTGCTTACTTTAAATTTAGAAAAGATGCACCTGGCTTAATCAGTGCAACGTTGCAGCCGGTTTTAGGAAATAAAACGAATGGATGGATCGGAAAAACCATCGATTGTATTGCGGTATTTGCAACTGTAGTTGGTGTTGCGACAAGCCTAGGATTAGGCGCGGCACAAATAAACGGTGGGTTGAATTACCTGTTTCACATTCCGAATGCTTTTAGCACACAATTGATCATTATCATGATTGTGACGGTGCTTTTCCTTGCATCTGCTCTAAGCGGGATTGGAAAAGGCATTAAATATTTAAGTAATATCAACATGGTATTAGCAGCTGTTCTGATGTTTTTCTTACTTTTGGTAGGTCCAACTGTTTTTATCTTAAATTCATTTACTGACTCAATTGGGCAATACTTATCCAACATCGTTCAAATGAGCTTCCGTCTATCTCCAAATGATCCTGAGAAGAGAGAATGGATTAATGGATGGACAATCTTTTATTGGGCATGGTGGATTTCTTGGGCACCATTTGTCGGAATCTTTATCGCAAGGGTGTCACGCGGACGAACGATTCGAGAATTTTTAGTAGGTGTCTTAGTGGCTCCTTCTATCCTAGTATTCCTATGGTTCTCGATTTTCGGTGTATCTGCGATGGATTTACAGCAAAAGAATATTGTCGATGTTGCGGGTCTATCAACAGAAACAATGCTCTTCGGTGTACTAAATGAATATCCGCTGGCGATGATCACATCGATTCTAGCACTTATTTTAATCGCTATATTCTTTATTACATCGGCTGATTCAGCTACATTTGTGCTTGGAATGCAGACAACCTATGGATCATTGAACCCTTCTGGCAGTGTCAAAGTTAGCTGGGGTATCATCCAATCTTCTGTTGCTGCCGTACTTTTATTTTCAGGGGGACTTGAAGCCCTGCAAAATACAGCCAAGCTCGCAGCCTTGCCGTTCTCCGTTGTCATTATTTTGATGATTGTCTCACTGTACAAGTCATTGAATGATGAACGAAGAGCCATCAAGCAAGCCAATAAAGTCAGTAAACCACGAAGTCCAAGAGTAAAAAAAGCATAATCTCAAGCGAAAAAGCCGTTCCTCATAAGAACGGCTTTCAGATTGTTGACAAAGGGCTAAAATGATGTTTATTTTAGCCCTTTGTCTTCTTTTCAGCGTGATAGAAAACCTTTGCAGTCTAGGAAGGACGAGCACCGGAACGGAGCGAATTTAACATTCGGGAGTACCGACGCGCAGGACTGACACCGAATGCGAGGGTTTGTCTACACGCTGAAAGCCGTTCCTCATAAGAACGGCTTTTTTCTATATAGACAATTTAAGATTGTTGCAAGCAGGAGGATTCCTGTAAAATAATAATGAAATCATTTCTACAATGGAGGTTTATATGACGCTGCCTACATTCAAGTACAACCCAGATCCAGTTTCGTTAAACGTGATCAAAAAAGAGCCTACGACATGTCCTGTTTGTGAAAAAGATAGAGAATATGTGTATCATGGTCCATTTTATTCTGTTGAAGATGTGAAAGGAATTTGCCCTTGGTGCATTAAAGATGGTTCAGCCGCTAAAAAATACGATGGCACCTTTCAAGACGATGCAAGCTGTGATGACGTTGAGCAAGAGGAATATATAGATGAACTGATCTTTAGAACGCCAGGTTATCGCGGCTGGCAGCAGGAATATTGGTTAAGCCATTGCGGAGATTTTTGCGCGATCGTCCAGTATGTCGGTTGGAAAGAGATAGAACATTTAGAGGAAGAGCTCACAGAAGATATCGAAGACATTTGCAGCGGCGGGAGATTAACGAAAGAAAACCTAAAACAATGGCTCGTCAACGGCGGAGATCTGCAAGGCTATCTCTTTCAATGTGTTCACTGCAACAAGCATCGTTTATATATTGACGCTAGTTAAACAAAGTAAAAGGACCCTTCAAATAGGTCCTATTTTTTATATAAAATGAGGGCAGAAAAACAGTAGAGCTGTTCTCCTCCTTGCTCACAGATCACTGCTACATTGTACTTGATGTCAATGATTTGGTCGTCATCCATTCCTTTTAAAAAAAGATTGATTTCGCTCTGCAAATCTTTTTCGTGCTCTTCATCAAATACAGCTACCTTTAGCACATATGCCACTCTCCCTTCTCTCGCTACTCTATCTTTATGCACATGAGGGCGGGCATATGAACAAAAAAAGCCTTTCATCTATGAGATGAAAGGACTTCTGTTTACAGCTTCGGTTTTGTTTCTCCTGTCCAAGCAAGCATTCCGCCAACGACATTGGTCGCTTGATAGCCTTGGTCTTCTAGGAAATAGCAGACATTTTCACTACGTTTACCAGAGCGGCAAATAATATAATACTCCTGCGTTTGATCGAATGCATCCAGTTTCTCAGGGATATCTCCCATTCGGATGTGGACAGCTTCTGGAATCATTCCTTCTGCTACTTCCTCGTCCTCACGCACATCAACAAGCTGAATGGCTTCTTCTTGCTCTAGCTTTTGTTTTAATTCTTCTATTGAGATTTCTTTTACTGACACGACGCTCATCTCTCCTTTTAATCACAGTGACACCATTATAGCAAATGAACTCCATTACTGTGTATTCACCCGCTTCGATTGCAGGAAAGACAGCAGGCGTTTCTTTACTTCGGCTGTCTGCTGCTCACTTTCAAACTCTACTTTTTTGAATACTTGATAGGCGAGCCACATATGACCATAGGCGAGTATACTCACACTAAAGAACGGCACGATTCCCGGCAAATAAGCAAAGAGAACAAACAGCAGAGCCGAGAAAACGAGCATACAGAGTGTATATTGCAAATATGAGATACCAAGCAAAAGAGAGAATTTCAGATAGAGACGTTTTTTCCAATCATAATGAGCCAGCAGCGGAAAAATATAAAACAAGCTCACAACAAAGAGAAATCCAAAGATATAAATGGCAAAACGAAGCACATGCAAAAACCAGCTCGTTGGATAAATATACGCAAGGTCTACATATATAATCGTTCCTATGATCAATAGCGCCAATCCAATCAAGTTAGAGCGTACAAACTCCTCACGGTACACCTTCCAAAAAGTCCGGAAAACGCTCACTTGCTCATGCCCTTGTATCCACTTTCTCATCACCGAAAATAACGCAGTGGTCGCAGGCATCAATCCAAAGATCCCAAGTCCCAGCATGGTGAACAGCAACCATAGCATATTTGTATAGGCGAGTCGCATCACCCACTCACACATTCGAAGCATTCTGCTCATTGAACCATCATGATCCATCTCTTTCCCCTCCTCTCTTTTTTATGACACCGTCTCTTTCTGAAGCAACTCTTCTATGTCAATTGGGCGCTTCTCTGCAACAGACCGCCACATGCCTTCCCCAAGTGCAATTGAATAAGCACCAGCCTCTGCCCCTGCTGATATGTCATAGTGAATTAAAGGATCTTTCCCGATAAATAAATCGGCCAAAAGCAGAGGATCTCCGCCGCCATGTCCTCCTGGCTGCTTCACAACTTCAATCGTCTCTTTTGCTCCAAACATCGGATAATAAGAAATCGTCTGTTCTGGGAATTGAAAAGGAATTCTTGATGGCACATGAAACTCATTTGTTTCAATACGCCCCTTCGTCCCATTTATAGCAAGCCGGTATCCTTCGTAGGGTGCTGAGAATTGAATCGAATAGCTGAAGAGAGCCCCTTGGTCATATACCACTGATGCCACATATGTATCCTCAATGTCAATTTCCTCATCAAAAATACAGGCGTCTGGGCGATAATTGGTGTATTGCTGCGTTTGCTCCTGACCGGATTCGATATGATCGTCCTCGACATTTGAGCGTACTACCCTCGGATTCCACCTTGCTTCATAATGACATGTATCCTTCACATGACATGTTCCGCAATACCTGTTTTCTTCCCCCTGCAAAGGATTCCAAGGACTTTTATCTCCGTAATAGTTCAGCGCCCCGTAGGCAAATACTTGCTTCGGCTTTTGATTGATCCACCAATTGACCAAATCAAAATGATGCGTCGATTTATGAATGGATAGTCCGCCAGAGAATTGCCGCGTGCGGTTCCACCTTTTGAAATAACTAGCGCCATGATACGTATCAATGAGCCAGCTCAGTTCAACAGATGTGACCCTACCAATCTTTCCTTCTAAAATGAGTTCTTTGATCTTTCGATGAAATGGATTGTAGCGATAATTGAAAGTGACTGTGACCTTTCCTTTACTTTCCTTTTCTTTTTCCATTACTTTTTTGGCGTCTTTTGCTGTTGTGACCATTGGCTTTTCAGTGATGACATCGAGATCATGGTCAAGTGCTTGCAAAATATAGGTGACATGTGTGTCATCCCTGCCTGCCACAATGACGATATCTGGCTTTGCTTCCTTCACCATTTGGTCAAATGCCTCTTCATGAAAAAACGAGACGCCCCGCAGTGATGGAAAACGCTCCTGACAAAGGGTATACCGATGATGATCTATATCTAAAAGCCCTGTAATCCTGTAATGCTCATTGAAATCCTCTGTGAGCGGTTTAATAAACATATTGAACGCACGATGACTGAGTCCGCAAACCACGACCCGTTTCACAGGCCCCACCCCTTTTTCTATCGATTTTCACGAAGCTGTTTCATGAGAGACAGCGCCTCTTTAGACTTGTCTGCATACACGGGAATAAAAGCGACCATATCTCGATGTAATCGAAAGGTATAGCCGTTTAGCTTTTTCGTGCCTTTACTAACTTGAACCGCATAATCGACCGTTTTACCTGTCCTTTGATCCTCGATCGTATATGGCCCTGCCGCTTGATCATCAATACCCATCTCTTCAAGCAGCTGAAAGCTTTCAGGATCATCATATGTTCGAAACATTTCTTCAGGGACAAGCATGATGTCCCCCTCTTTTGAAGTAATTTCAACAAGAAGCTTTTCAGGAATCGCCGGGCAGATGTGGACGCTATACGTTTCTTGTTCCGTTTGAAAAGCCTTCTCGACTAATTGATCCTTCATCCCCTTTGACATGTCAGAAAAAATCAGAACATCGATACCGTTTGTTTTCCCATGACAGGCTGACAAACAAAAGGCAGCGATAAAGCTGAGGAGCCATGCTGTAGCCCTTTTTTGCCTCTTCATGCCTTTTGAAAAACAGGCAGCTTCTCTAGCTCAGTTAACGCCATAATAAAAGCGCCTGCCCCGTGCAAATCATTTGTGCTTCTTTCTCTACCGACGTAGTAATCATAAAATCCAGCGGATGTTCCGATACATATATCATTGATGGTAAGATCACCGTTTTCTGTCACAGCCGTCTTATGCTGAATTAAGCCTTGGTAAGCTTTCACCACATGATCTGTGTAGCGGGGGCTGACATACCCTTCGTTCATGGCTTTTGCCATGGCGTACATGAATAAACACGATCCAGAGCTTTCAAGCCAATTGTCGCTATGAGTACCTTTATCAATGATTTGATGCCAGAGACCTGTGTCTTGATCCTGGTACCTAGCTACACTCTCCAGCATGTCTGTCAGCGTTTCCTTCCACATCTTTCGCCCTTCATGCTGCTCTGGCAGATCCTCGATCATATCTGCTAATGCAAGGACATACCAGCCAAATGACCTTGCCCAAAACTCGGGAGAACAGCCTGTCTTTTGATCAGCCCATGGCATCACTTTTCGTTCGTCCCACGCGTGATAATACAGACCTGTTTTTTCATCTTTTGTATGCTTTCTCATAAGATGCTCTTGCTGGATCACCATATCCACCAGTTCCTCTTCATCTTTCAGCTTTGCATACTTTAAGGCAAAAGGTCCGCCCATGTAGAGACCATCCAGCCACATTTGATAAGCATAATTGTCTTTATGCCAAAATCCGCCCTCAGATGTGCGATTCAATGTGCGATAAAGCCCGCGGAGCTTCTCCGCTGCCAGCACATACCGCTTCTCTCCTGTTCGTTCATAAAGAGGGAATAAAATGAGCCCAGCTTGGATCGCATCAAGCTCATCTCTTCGAAATAACAGGTTTCCATACTCATCAATGAGCGAATCTGCGTAGCTTTTCACATAATTGAAATACGTCTCGTTCCCCGTTGACTCATATAGCTTCATCACACCGCAAAGAAAAACGCCTTGATGATAATGCCATCTTCCAGCTGGAGGTAGCTCGATTGGTGTATGCGCTTTCATAATTGTTTGTGCTAATTTCTCTGCATGCTCAAGTGGTGATCCCTTTTTAGTCGATAATGTCATTCTTTTTCATCTCCCTTTTTAGTAAATACCTTCTTCCCCAAATTTCTTCGCTAAACGGTTCGCCAGCATAACCAAAATGAGTCCAACGGCTGCTTTAAATAGACCAACAGCGGTACTATAGCTGAATTGCCCTTGCTTAAGACCAGCTGTATAAACGTACGTATCAAAGATTTCTGCTACTTCCCGGTTCGTTGCATTGAGTAATAAATAGACATGCTCAAAGCCAAGCTCTAATGTGTCACCTATTTTCAAAATAAGCAGAACGACAATCACACTTTTAATGGCAGGAAGCGTAATGTGCCACATTTGTCTCAGTCTGCCGGCTCCATCCATTTTCGCTGCTTCATATAGCTGCGGATCTACCGCTGTAATCGCCGCAAGGTAAATGATCGTCGACCAGCCTGCTTCCCGCCAAATCACTTGTAAAATGTACATCGGTCTAAACCATTCCTGACTAAGAAGGAAGTTAATCTTTTCCCCTCCAAAGAAAGCAATCAATTCATTGATTAACCCACCATCTACTGTTAACAAAACAAAGGATAAGGACACGACAATCACCCATGACATGAAGTGAGGAATGTATATCATCGTCTGCACAAATTTCTTAAACAATGCCAATCTGAC
Encoded proteins:
- the opuD gene encoding glycine betaine transporter OpuD, producing the protein MKNVSSVFWIVIAITFVAVIWGAFSPETLQNVTDQIQTYITNDFGWYYLLVVSLLVGFCLFFIFSPIGKITLGKPGEEPEFGLFSWFAMLFSAGMGIGLVFYGAAEPISHYAIQSPTGDTETAQAFRDSLRYTFFHWGLHAWAIYAIVALCIAYFKFRKDAPGLISATLQPVLGNKTNGWIGKTIDCIAVFATVVGVATSLGLGAAQINGGLNYLFHIPNAFSTQLIIIMIVTVLFLASALSGIGKGIKYLSNINMVLAAVLMFFLLLVGPTVFILNSFTDSIGQYLSNIVQMSFRLSPNDPEKREWINGWTIFYWAWWISWAPFVGIFIARVSRGRTIREFLVGVLVAPSILVFLWFSIFGVSAMDLQQKNIVDVAGLSTETMLFGVLNEYPLAMITSILALILIAIFFITSADSATFVLGMQTTYGSLNPSGSVKVSWGIIQSSVAAVLLFSGGLEALQNTAKLAALPFSVVIILMIVSLYKSLNDERRAIKQANKVSKPRSPRVKKA
- a CDS encoding CbrC family protein encodes the protein MTLPTFKYNPDPVSLNVIKKEPTTCPVCEKDREYVYHGPFYSVEDVKGICPWCIKDGSAAKKYDGTFQDDASCDDVEQEEYIDELIFRTPGYRGWQQEYWLSHCGDFCAIVQYVGWKEIEHLEEELTEDIEDICSGGRLTKENLKQWLVNGGDLQGYLFQCVHCNKHRLYIDAS
- a CDS encoding sporulation protein Cse60; protein product: MLKVAVFDEEHEKDLQSEINLFLKGMDDDQIIDIKYNVAVICEQGGEQLYCFSALILYKK
- a CDS encoding rhodanese-like domain-containing protein; amino-acid sequence: MSVKEISIEELKQKLEQEEAIQLVDVREDEEVAEGMIPEAVHIRMGDIPEKLDAFDQTQEYYIICRSGKRSENVCYFLEDQGYQATNVVGGMLAWTGETKPKL
- a CDS encoding YesL family protein, which encodes MDHDGSMSRMLRMCEWVMRLAYTNMLWLLFTMLGLGIFGLMPATTALFSVMRKWIQGHEQVSVFRTFWKVYREEFVRSNLIGLALLIIGTIIYVDLAYIYPTSWFLHVLRFAIYIFGFLFVVSLFYIFPLLAHYDWKKRLYLKFSLLLGISYLQYTLCMLVFSALLFVLFAYLPGIVPFFSVSILAYGHMWLAYQVFKKVEFESEQQTAEVKKRLLSFLQSKRVNTQ
- a CDS encoding Gfo/Idh/MocA family protein, with product MKRVVVCGLSHRAFNMFIKPLTEDFNEHYRITGLLDIDHHRYTLCQERFPSLRGVSFFHEEAFDQMVKEAKPDIVIVAGRDDTHVTYILQALDHDLDVITEKPMVTTAKDAKKVMEKEKESKGKVTVTFNYRYNPFHRKIKELILEGKIGRVTSVELSWLIDTYHGASYFKRWNRTRQFSGGLSIHKSTHHFDLVNWWINQKPKQVFAYGALNYYGDKSPWNPLQGEENRYCGTCHVKDTCHYEARWNPRVVRSNVEDDHIESGQEQTQQYTNYRPDACIFDEEIDIEDTYVASVVYDQGALFSYSIQFSAPYEGYRLAINGTKGRIETNEFHVPSRIPFQFPEQTISYYPMFGAKETIEVVKQPGGHGGGDPLLLADLFIGKDPLIHYDISAGAEAGAYSIALGEGMWRSVAEKRPIDIEELLQKETVS
- a CDS encoding glycoside hydrolase family 105 protein; its protein translation is MTLSTKKGSPLEHAEKLAQTIMKAHTPIELPPAGRWHYHQGVFLCGVMKLYESTGNETYFNYVKSYADSLIDEYGNLLFRRDELDAIQAGLILFPLYERTGEKRYVLAAEKLRGLYRTLNRTSEGGFWHKDNYAYQMWLDGLYMGGPFALKYAKLKDEEELVDMVIQQEHLMRKHTKDEKTGLYYHAWDERKVMPWADQKTGCSPEFWARSFGWYVLALADMIEDLPEQHEGRKMWKETLTDMLESVARYQDQDTGLWHQIIDKGTHSDNWLESSGSCLFMYAMAKAMNEGYVSPRYTDHVVKAYQGLIQHKTAVTENGDLTINDICIGTSAGFYDYYVGRERSTNDLHGAGAFIMALTELEKLPVFQKA